The following coding sequences lie in one Phalacrocorax carbo chromosome 3, bPhaCar2.1, whole genome shotgun sequence genomic window:
- the GTF3C6 gene encoding general transcription factor 3C polypeptide 6 isoform X1: MAAAASMEEGERKDEDEEDEVEEQLVMVELSGIIDSDFLEKCENKCKILGIETERPILQVDRYVFAGEYEDTLGTCVVFEENTEHVDAEGNQKVQLKYKCHTMKKLNMTRTLLTEKKEGEENVGGVEWLQIKDRDFSYSRPNTICSFLREKEDSEESAQAQDKFTEESEGEVSGGGNSDMNCDLEKQHSMEVDASIRLPDSPASGAEDSPSGSVALDDAPP; encoded by the exons atggcggcggcggcgagcaTGGAGGAGGGCGAGAGGAAAGATGAAGATGAGGAAGACGAGGTGGAG GAGCAACTGGTCATGGTGGAACTATCAGGAATTATTGATTCAGACTTCttagaaaaatgtgaaaacaaatgcaagatTTTG GGAATAGAGACAGAGAGGCCCATTTTACAAGTGGACAGATATGTGTTTGCAGGAGAATATGAAG ATACCTTGGGAACCTGTGTGgtttttgaagaaaacacagagcatG TAGATGCAGAGGGCAACCAAAAAGTACAGCTGAAATACAAGTGCCACACAATGAAGAAGCTGAACATGACCCGGACACTTCTGacagagaagaaggaaggagaagagaatgTTG GTGGAGTGGAGTGGTTACAGATCAAGGACAGAGACTTTTCCTACAGTAGGCCTAATACAATTTGCAGCTTTCTGCGTGAAAAAGAAGATTCTGAGGAGTCAGCTCAGGCCCAAGACAAATTCACTGAAGAGTCAGAGGGAGAGGTGAGTGGCGGAGGAAATTCTGACATGAATTGTGATCTGGAGAAGCAACACAGCATGGAAGTAGATGCCTCTATTCGTCTGCCTGACAGCCCTGCTTCTGGGGCAGAGGATTCTCCTTCTGGAAGTGTTGCCTTAGATGATGCCCCTCCATGA
- the GTF3C6 gene encoding general transcription factor 3C polypeptide 6 isoform X2, producing the protein MAAAASMEEGERKDEDEEDEVEEQLVMVELSGIIDSDFLEKCENKCKILGIETERPILQVDRYVFAGEYEDTLGTCVVFEENTEHDAEGNQKVQLKYKCHTMKKLNMTRTLLTEKKEGEENVGGVEWLQIKDRDFSYSRPNTICSFLREKEDSEESAQAQDKFTEESEGEVSGGGNSDMNCDLEKQHSMEVDASIRLPDSPASGAEDSPSGSVALDDAPP; encoded by the exons atggcggcggcggcgagcaTGGAGGAGGGCGAGAGGAAAGATGAAGATGAGGAAGACGAGGTGGAG GAGCAACTGGTCATGGTGGAACTATCAGGAATTATTGATTCAGACTTCttagaaaaatgtgaaaacaaatgcaagatTTTG GGAATAGAGACAGAGAGGCCCATTTTACAAGTGGACAGATATGTGTTTGCAGGAGAATATGAAG ATACCTTGGGAACCTGTGTGgtttttgaagaaaacacagagcatG ATGCAGAGGGCAACCAAAAAGTACAGCTGAAATACAAGTGCCACACAATGAAGAAGCTGAACATGACCCGGACACTTCTGacagagaagaaggaaggagaagagaatgTTG GTGGAGTGGAGTGGTTACAGATCAAGGACAGAGACTTTTCCTACAGTAGGCCTAATACAATTTGCAGCTTTCTGCGTGAAAAAGAAGATTCTGAGGAGTCAGCTCAGGCCCAAGACAAATTCACTGAAGAGTCAGAGGGAGAGGTGAGTGGCGGAGGAAATTCTGACATGAATTGTGATCTGGAGAAGCAACACAGCATGGAAGTAGATGCCTCTATTCGTCTGCCTGACAGCCCTGCTTCTGGGGCAGAGGATTCTCCTTCTGGAAGTGTTGCCTTAGATGATGCCCCTCCATGA